One segment of Dolichospermum sp. DET69 DNA contains the following:
- a CDS encoding NAD-dependent epimerase/dehydratase family protein, translating to MNIAIIGCGYVGYAVSKYWQSNSNFMLTATTTNPERIPTLETVAQKVIVTSGNDIEKLKPVLKNQEIILLSVGAKSADAYEETYVETAKTLVSLLPQFPHIHQVIYTSSYSIYGDRNGVWVDEESPPAPANRNSQLLRKAEDILLSANNDNTRVCILRLGGIYGPGRELKKIFSRAAGTTRPGNGEDTTNWIHIDDIVGTIEFAREHRLQGIYNLVDDSHLTNKELLDNVMTKNNLPNVIWDADNKNIRPYNAWVSNQKLKDTGYQFIHPRIIF from the coding sequence ATGAACATTGCAATTATTGGCTGTGGTTATGTAGGTTATGCAGTTAGCAAATATTGGCAGTCAAATAGTAATTTTATGCTGACTGCGACTACCACTAACCCAGAACGGATACCTACTTTAGAAACAGTGGCACAAAAGGTTATCGTTACTTCAGGGAATGACATAGAAAAATTGAAACCTGTATTAAAAAATCAAGAAATTATTTTATTAAGTGTAGGGGCAAAAAGTGCAGATGCTTATGAAGAAACTTATGTAGAAACTGCCAAAACTCTAGTTTCTCTTTTACCCCAATTTCCTCATATTCACCAAGTAATATATACAAGCAGTTATTCAATTTATGGAGATAGAAATGGTGTATGGGTAGACGAAGAAAGTCCACCAGCACCAGCTAATCGCAATTCTCAACTACTGCGAAAAGCAGAGGATATATTATTATCAGCAAATAATGACAATACCCGCGTTTGTATTTTACGTTTAGGAGGTATTTATGGACCAGGTAGAGAACTGAAAAAAATATTTAGTAGAGCCGCAGGAACAACTCGTCCTGGGAATGGAGAAGATACTACCAATTGGATTCATATTGATGATATTGTTGGCACAATAGAATTTGCTCGTGAGCATCGGTTACAAGGTATTTATAATCTTGTGGATGATAGTCATCTCACAAATAAAGAATTACTTGATAATGTGATGACAAAAAATAATTTACCTAATGTTATTTGGGATGCAGATAATAAAAATATCCGTCCATATAATGCCTGGGTATCGAATCAGAAATTGAAAGATACAGGATATCAATTTATTCATCCTCGCATAATTTTTTAG
- a CDS encoding pentapeptide repeat-containing protein, with the protein MTSSELERYYRILELEPGATLEQINQAYKDLVFVWHPDRLPKDNLRLQHKAQEKLKLFNEARDKLRSLGDKQPTPSYSPAPQADKPSSTYSSPQTTYQQPQPNSDLSGKDFSRANFSNRDLSGRNLSYANLSGSNLSDTFMHKVILRGADLSEANLFRANLLLADLRDANLRSANLIGADLSGADLRGADLTGARIRSGDRLLVKLIGAKLAGAIMPDGIIHT; encoded by the coding sequence ATGACGAGCAGCGAACTGGAGAGGTACTACAGAATCTTAGAATTAGAGCCAGGGGCCACACTCGAACAGATAAACCAGGCTTATAAAGATTTGGTGTTTGTTTGGCACCCGGACCGCCTCCCCAAAGATAACCTGCGCTTACAACACAAAGCACAGGAAAAGCTGAAATTATTTAATGAAGCTCGTGATAAATTGCGCTCTCTGGGAGATAAACAGCCCACGCCCTCTTATTCTCCAGCACCTCAAGCAGATAAACCATCATCTACATACTCTTCACCACAAACAACCTATCAACAACCACAGCCAAATTCAGATTTAAGCGGTAAAGATTTTAGTCGTGCTAATTTTAGTAACCGGGATTTATCAGGCAGAAATTTGAGCTATGCAAATTTAAGCGGCTCTAATCTCAGTGATACTTTTATGCACAAGGTGATTCTCAGAGGTGCGGATTTGTCAGAAGCCAATTTATTTAGAGCTAACTTACTGTTAGCAGATTTAAGAGATGCCAATTTGCGCTCGGCAAATTTGATTGGTGCGGATCTTAGCGGTGCTGATTTGCGTGGTGCTGATTTGACAGGGGCGAGAATTCGTTCTGGCGATCGCTTACTGGTAAAATTAATTGGTGCTAAGTTAGCTGGAGCCATCATGCCTGATGGTATAATTCATACCTAA